One genomic window of Paeniglutamicibacter sp. Y32M11 includes the following:
- a CDS encoding DoxX family protein, which produces MDTAAKNASLLTAAQTILRVVIGFLFAAHGWQKYFQFTLDGTVAAFGQMGVPAASLVAPVVATLEIVGGIALILGVLTRIFAVLLTANMLGALFMVHVSAGVFVEVGGFELVLALAAGAAVVALLGAGRLSVDRFIPGRIAA; this is translated from the coding sequence ATGGACACTGCAGCAAAAAACGCCTCATTACTCACCGCCGCCCAGACAATCCTGCGCGTAGTTATCGGTTTCCTCTTTGCCGCCCACGGCTGGCAGAAGTATTTCCAGTTCACTCTCGATGGCACGGTGGCCGCCTTCGGCCAGATGGGCGTTCCGGCGGCCTCTCTGGTGGCACCCGTAGTGGCAACCCTTGAAATCGTTGGTGGCATTGCCCTGATCCTCGGCGTTCTCACCCGCATCTTTGCCGTCCTGCTCACCGCAAACATGCTTGGCGCGCTCTTCATGGTCCATGTCTCGGCCGGTGTCTTTGTTGAAGTCGGCGGCTTTGAGCTGGTACTGGCGCTGGCTGCCGGTGCTGCAGTTGTTGCACTGCTCGGTGCCGGTCGCCTCTCCGTGGACCGCTTCATTCCGGGCCGCATCGCCGCCTAG
- a CDS encoding polysaccharide deacetylase family protein gives MGASPGNVTDQAIASPTDQKVPIPDCSQVKCVALTFDDGPGTYTESLLSILDRYNAKATFFLIGKSVKKFPHIAKEELTEGHEIGNHTWSHQSLSQVSTSRAETELQKADAAIKEATGENPTLIRPPYGEIPENLKKSLNTPVALWSVDTMDWKTRNTKKTIKAAEAITPGSIVLMHDIHKSTVDAMPKFLADLAAQDYHFVTVSQLIGSPTPGVAYGTGRHPDS, from the coding sequence TTGGGCGCCTCGCCCGGCAACGTAACGGATCAAGCCATCGCATCACCGACGGATCAGAAAGTCCCCATCCCCGACTGCAGCCAAGTTAAATGCGTTGCCCTGACCTTTGATGATGGACCGGGCACTTACACCGAATCGCTGCTGTCGATACTTGATCGGTACAACGCCAAGGCCACCTTTTTCCTCATCGGGAAAAGCGTCAAAAAGTTTCCTCACATAGCCAAGGAAGAACTGACCGAGGGACATGAAATCGGCAACCACACCTGGTCTCACCAGAGCTTGAGCCAGGTTTCCACATCCAGAGCAGAAACCGAACTGCAAAAAGCTGATGCGGCCATCAAGGAGGCCACGGGTGAGAACCCCACGTTGATTCGCCCACCGTACGGTGAGATTCCGGAAAACCTCAAAAAATCACTTAACACCCCGGTGGCACTGTGGAGCGTCGACACCATGGATTGGAAGACTCGCAACACCAAAAAGACGATCAAGGCCGCTGAAGCAATCACCCCTGGCTCGATCGTCTTGATGCACGACATCCACAAGTCAACCGTCGACGCCATGCCGAAGTTTCTGGCCGACCTAGCGGCCCAGGACTATCACTTCGTCACCGTCAGCCAACTTATCGGCAGTCCCACACCTGGCGTCGCCTACGGAACCGGCCGGCACCCCGACTCGTAG